GGAACATTAGGAATAGGAGCAGGCAAAATACCATTTGCAATGGAACTTCCTGTGCTACCAAATAAGTTTACGTCATTAGCAGTCTGATAAGTCCGAGCGTAAGCTAAACCCACGTTGAAAGCTTTATTGGGTCTGAATGCTAACTGACCGAAAATAGTGTTACTACCATCGAATAACCCTTCACCATTAGATGGGTCAGCTGCATCATTTCTGCCTGTGGCAAAATAAGCTGCACTTAAAGTCAATGGTCCTTGAGGATTAAGGTTAACAGTGATACCTGCACCATCACCTGCTTGACGATAAATAGGGCTGAAGCGTCCATAACGAGAGAGAGCGCCTGAGCCACTGCTTCTGAAATCTGGGTTGAAGACGTCGACGTTCTCATTTAACTCAGCACCTGTAGCGTCAATCTTGACACGGATTTTTTCACCGAAGTTGAAAGCGTAGTTGAGTTTGTCGATACTAACACTGTTATTAGCAGTAGCAGCATTACCAACGTCATAACCCAAACGAGTCATGTTAGTTCCTGTACCACCAGGAACATTATTTTGGAAAATATTTCCCGCATTTAAACGGGTTTGCAGCATATCAGTACCCATGAAGCTGCTTTCTAAACTCAAGCGCACGCGGTCAGAGAAAGTCGTGTTTTCCACGATGTCTCCACCTGATCCAGCCGCACCACCAACAGCACTAGACACGCTGAAAATAGCTTCACCTTTCAGCTTAGTTGTGGTGGAAAACTGGTTTGCTTCTAATTCAGCAGTACGAGCTTCTAGAGCATCTACTCGACCACGCAAAGTTGCCAATTCAGCCGAAAATTCTTCTTGTAACCGCTGCAAGGTAGCCAAATCTTCTTTGCTTACCATGTCAGCGGTAGCTGTAGCAATTAATTCATTAACTCGGTCTAAGCAGGCATTCAAACCAGCTGCAAATTCATACCGAGTCAAAGCACGATTACCACGGTATGTACCGTTGGGATAACCTGCAATACAACCGTAACGCTCAACTAAAGACTGCAAAGCTTGAAACGCCCAGTCAGTGGGTTGCACGTCAGAAAATTGAGAAACGGATGTTACTTGACCAAGGCTATTAGCTTCTTGGGACAAACTCGCAACGCTGGTTGCTTGTTCGTTGACTTCATTGGCTAATACGCTGTTAGCAGACAGCAATGTAGCTGCAATAGCTGGACTTACCTTCAGAACATTCCAAAATAGTTTTGTCATGTTTTTACTCTCTCACTCACACCTAAAAAACTCTAAGGTTATGATAAGTTCCCTTTATTGTTCAGGGAATTTACACATATAATTCTCAGTAATGACTATACATTATTTATGCTAGTTAGCACAAGCCCCATTTTAATTTTTGTACTCAATCCTGGTGAATTTGGTCGGTAAATTCAGAACAATACTACGTTTATGGCGTAATATTTTTCCTTCCTCTTCAAATTTCTGTAATAACCGTGTAACTGTGACTCTAGTTGTGTTCAGCACCTCTGATATATCTTGATGAGTAATGTTTAAATCAATCAATCTACCGTGTTCTAAATCACGACCAAATTTTTCACCCAACCACACCAAAAATTGCCACAATTTCAGTGAAGTAGGTTTGCGATGTAATATGCTTAAAAGTTCTTCCGCTTGTTGGATGTGATATAACAAAGCCTTGATATCTTCATGCCAGAGATGGGGCGGTATAATAGTTGCTTCCACACTTGTCAAGCATTCAATTTGGTAGGGTGTGACTTTTGACAAAGGATAGCCAACTATATCTCCTAAACCCCAATAACCCAAGGTGATAGATGTTCCATCTTCATTCCAGGTCAGGGTACGAACTATGCCTCGCTTAATACGCCACAATACATCATTTCTGTTGGGAATTATTGACCGCCGAGTAAATAAGTGTTGGCTTAAAAGTTTGTTTGTAGGAGATATTAAGGTTTCAGTTGTAGAAAACGTCATTTTTAGGTGAGATGGGGAATAAATTCTGATGCAGAAGACTGATAATTCATCACTAGAAAGCATCTATTGGCAGAATTGATGATAATTTTCAAATAAAATCTATAGTTTGCATTAACCATAGGTATTCACTTGTTATGTTCCTCAGTTTTATTCATTTCCAAACAATGGGTACTGGTTTATACCCTGTTTTCAAACATATTGGCGTTATCACACATCTCTAAATTAAGCAAATAAATTAATGGTTAATAGGTTTTACATAGAAGATATTTTTAAGCTATCTTTTATTTACTCTAATAGCCAAAGTTTAAGAATAGGTAAGCTTTTAGTAAAGTAAGTAAGTCGGCGGGAAAAAACCGAAGTATGTAACAAAAAGTAAATTCACCAAAACCCTCTTCCCCGTTCCCCGTTCCCTGTTCCCTTGTCATAACGACAATTTTTAACGCCCACTTACTTATCTATACTGACGCTTCGCTAAGAGGGTGTTTGAAAAGTCTAAATTCATACTACTGTGAGCGATTAGAAATCGCGCCTACACAGACAAAACCCACCTGCGTGGGTTCAAAACCTTTATTTTTCATTAGTCCACGGAGGTAGGTGGACTTAGTTTGTGTAGTAGTGTTCGCGCCAGCGTGGCGTTCGCGGTAGCGTGCCGGAGGCATCAGCCATATTATATTCGCCAAAAACTTTTCTTTCTGTGCTGATATCATGTCTGTTCAAATAACTGTCATTGCGACCATAGGGAAGCAATCCCAAAAACCTTTAGATTGTGTCGTTTCACTCGCAATGAAATATTAAGGGTGATTAGCCGGACATCATATGAGTTGACAATACAAAAGACCTCTCCGGAAATATGGTAGAGACGTTCCGCCGGAACGTCTCTACAAGGGTTTCAAACCACGCACATTTAATTACCACCAGATGTCTAAAGACTTGTTTGCAAAAACGAGACACTGAACCTGATGGGCTTCAGTGTCTCCTAGCGGAAATAGGTGAAATGTAGATAACGCTTAACAGGGAATAGTGACAGATGATAAGTAAGGGTAAAGCGCATTCCTAAAACCGCTACAAACGATAACTGATACTACCTTTGGCCTGTGACAATATATGCTACTCGCTGACCAATATTAGTAGCGTGGTCTGCCATTCGTTCTAAACATCGAATCGCTAATGTTAAGAGCAGAATTGGCTCAACAACCCCTGGAACATCTCGCTGGTGTGCTAAAATCTGATATAAATTATCATAAGCATTATCTACAGCATCATCTAATAATTTGATACGGCGACCACTGACTTCATCTAAATCAGCCAAAGCTACTAAGCTAGTTGCTAACATTGCTTGGGCATTGTGAGACATCAGCGCAATATCTGGTAAAGAAGGATGAGGTGGGTAAGGAAATATTTTAATGGCAATTTCCGCTAAATCCTTGGCGTAATCTCCAATACGTTCTAAATCTCGTACTAGCTGCATAAAAGCACTCAAACAGCGTAAATCTTGAGCCGTAGATGCTTGCAATGTGATTATGGATGTACAATCAGATTCTATCTGTCTATAAAAGCGATCAATTTTCTTGTCTAACCGGGGAAGTTCCTCAGCTGCTGTTAAATCGCGGGCAAATAACGCTTGGTGGCTGAGACGGAAGGATTGTTCTACCAAAGCTCCCATACGAAGTACATCGCGCTCTAAACGCCTGATGGCGCGTATAGGCTGGGGCTGTCCAGAATTGGTAATATTAACAACAGCTTTCACAATTCTAATCTCAAATTTTAATATATATTCAACTATAGTCTTCACTTAGCGGGTTTGCAATGACCTCAGGGAGGTGAATTTGTATCCAAGCGCCACCAGTTTCGGGATGGTTCATAGCCTTGATTGCTCCTTTGTGGGCTATAATTATCTGGCGCACAATGGATAAACCCAAACCACTACCAGTAATTGCTGTTGTTTGACTACTGTCAGAACGTGGCTCATGGTGTCTGGCTTTGTCTCCCCGGTAAAATCGCTCAAAGACATGGGGTAAGTCGATAGGTGCAAAACCAAGACCAGAATCAATAATATTAATTTCCAATAGTTGAGATTGGCGATCGCCTTCGCGGAGTGTGTGCCTTGCACTCGGCGATCCGTAGGAATCGCCTGTAACAAAACCACTGACAGAGATCAGGTTAACTTCTATGTGGATACTAGTATGAGGAAGGCTGTATTTAATACAGTTATCTAGTAAATTGACAAATACTTGGTAAATTCGGGATTTATCAGCTTGGATGCAGATGCTTTCTGGACCAGAATAAGAAATATTCAGATGTTGATGCTGTGCTAATGGTTCTAGTGTTTCCCACACTGATGCAATCAGCGATCGCACTTCCACCGCTTCTGGATGTAACTGCATGGTGGAGTTAGTTTCCATTTGCGTCAGTTCTAACCAGCTTTGCACCAAATTAATCAGCCGATCAACTTCCTGCATCAAACGCTTAACCCAACGATCTAGGGGTGGATCTAAGCGGTTTTGTAAAGTTTCTGCTACCAGACGAATGGAAGTTAGGGGTGTTCTCAGTTCATGAGCGAGATCAGAAAAAGAGCGATCGCGCTCCTGATTCATATCTAGCAATGGTTGGCGATTTTCCAAGAATACACCAACTTGTCCTGCTGGTAAAGGCAAACTGGTAGCCTCTAAAGCCAAAGGCTTTAACTCCAACATCGCTTTAGCATTGTCACGGGAAGGGTGGAAAATCCATTCTCGCACTAGGGGCTTTTGCCAATCACGAGTTTGCTCAATTAACTGATCAAGTTCATAAGACCTTACTAACTCTAACAATAAGCGCACCTGCTCTGGTTGCCACCTTTGCAGATGCAACATTTCCCTCGCCTGCTGATTGCACCATAATAGTTGATTTTCCTCGTCTACTTGCAAATATCCCAACGGTGCAGAATCAAGCAGTTCCTTGTAGGTTTGCAATGATAGATGCAAATCTTGCTGCTGCTGCTTCACCATAGACATTTCCTGCCGTAAGCGTGGCAGCAGAGGTAATGCTATTTTATAAGAATGGGAGCTTAAAGGTTGGAGTACTCGCTCCAGATAGCCGTTGAGTTGAACCTGTTGCCAAAGCCAAAAACCAAGGCCGACCGCCAAACCCAGAAGAAATCCCAATAAGAACATTTGAGTAGTTAGTTGCTATGTAATTACTCAAAACTAACAACTATATGCACCAGTTAACCAAATCTATAGCCAAAACCTCTCACAGTCACAATATACTCTGGATGGCTGGGATCTTGCTCTAACTTTTCCCGTAACCAGCGGATATGAACATCTACGGTTTTGCTATCACCAACAAAATCTGGACCCCAGACTTGATCTAACAATTGCTCCCGTGACCACACCCGACGGGCATAACTCATAAATAGTTCCAGCAAGCGGAATTCTTTCGGTGATAAATTTACCTCTTTTCCTCGCACCAACACCCGGCACTCTTGAGGATTCAAACTAATCTCTTTATACTTAAGTACGGGGAGCAATGGCAAATGGCTTAAACGTTGACGACGGAGTAAAGCGCGGCATCTAGCAACCATTTCCCGCATACTGAATGGTTTAGTCAGGTAGTCATCTGCTCCTACTTCTAAACCCAGCACTCTGTCAGTTTCACTACCTTTAGCACTGAGCATTAAAATAGGTACTGAGTTGCCTTGATGACGCAACAAACGGCAAATATCCAGTCCATTAATTTGCGGTAGCATCAAATCTAAGACTACTAAATCAAAAGACGATGCCCCTGAATTGGATTCGCAATTTTTGAGATATTCTACAGCTGCTCGGCCCTCAGTAGCAGTTATGACCTCATAACCTTCTTCTTCCAAAGCCACAGATAGCATTTCCCGGATCAGTTCTTCATCTTCTACTATTAGGATGCGGCTAGTTTGTCCCATATCCGCTTTAGCAGAATATTTAGTTAATTCAGTGGTATACATTGATAGCACAAGATTTTGAGATTGTACTTGTATTGATAAATCCTTAACTGCCCATCATCCACATTGATTTCAGCGAATCTATTTTGGGCTAATTGTATTGAATATAACAAATCGAGTATATTATAAATCACATTTTCCACCAGTGGACAAGTATTTTCCGTATCTTTGGATAATTATCCTGAATCATTCAAGAGGCAGGAGATAAGAGGCAGGAGGCAGGAGGAACCCACGGAGGGAGAGAAAACGTGGGATTGAAGCAAGGACGCTTTGTATCTGGCGCTATGCGTCTCGATACAATTCCTCTTTTAAACTGGGCTTTAGACCCAGAACTAAAGTTTTAATTCATACTTCTTCCCTCCAGCAAGACAGGCCTCTGCCTCCTGCCTTCTTTGTAAAATTTTGTCTTGACAATCACAAAGGAGTTGAGTAAAATCTTAGTACAAAAATACTATGCCTGAGTCTTGACAAAGCTCGTATAACCTTTTTTCAGTATTTCTACTATGCTAGAAACGCTGCTTTAAAGGCTAACATTATATCTGCATAGGGTATAGGACATGACTTTTTACCCCTTTAATCATTAACTATTCAGGGAGTTGAAATATGACCACAGGTGCAATTAAAGACAGTAAACAACAACTAGTGCAAGCATTTCAAACAATTCGTGCGGAAAGGAAAATACTAGAATCGAAAATAGCAACTAAACAAGAGGAAGCAGAAAAAGCTAAAAACCAAGAAATTCTGTCTGCTGCTTCTACCTATACGGTTGATAGTATTGTTAAAGGTTTAGCTGATTTACAATTAGAATTTGGTAGTATTGTTAATGCACTGTCAGATAAATTAGCTAAAGAGAACTCTAAATTAGATGAACTAAATCAAGCGATAGAAATTGAAACCCAACGTCTGCAAGAACTACAGCAAATTAGAATTGTAGCAGATACCCTAGATTTTTTTACTCAAGAACATCAAGAAAAATTGAGAATTTTAGAACAAGATATAGCGAATACACGAGAAGCATTAGAAAAAGAAACTGCTCAAAGACGCAAAGAATGGCAAAAGGAACAGGTGGACTTTGAAGAAAGACTGCAAACTTACAATGAATTGTTAGCTAAAGAACGTCAACAGCAAGAGGAAGAATATCAATATAAATTAGAAACTACACGCAAACTGAATACAGATGCTTATCAGGCGAGAAAACGCAAGTTAGAACTAGAAATACAAGAAAACACCCAACAAAAAAATAAAGATTGGACAGAACGAGAAAAAATTATTACTGAACGTCAACCATTATTTACTGAATATCAGCAGAAAGTAGCTGCATTTCCAACCGAACTGGAAGAAGTTGTGAAAAAAGCCAGAGAAGATGCTATTAAAGAAACCAGCCAAAAAGCCAAAGTCGAGGCTGATTTGTTTGATAAAGAATGGGAATCTACCAAACAAAGTTATGAAGCTAAAATCCAATCTCTAGAAGAAACGATTCAGAAACAAATTGAGCAAATTGAAGGTATCTCTGCTCAATTGCAAACTGCACTCAAGCAAGCGCAAGACTTAGCAATGAGAGCTTTTGATAGTGCCAATGCTAAATAAGTAGGGCTTTCATGATGCCTACTTTAAAATAACATTAAATAACTTGTAAGGATACAGAATACATATAGTTTTTCTCAGTCTCATGAGGTACACCCTAATTTATTTACTGTTCCCTGTTAAGAGTTGCCCGTTCCCTAAGAATAAAAAACTCTGTACCTCACTAGCTTGAGAAATGCTATAAGACATAAGACTTTGAGTATCATGCTTAATATTTTTTATAGGATCTCAAATCTGTTATTTCCTGATTTGACAATTCTCCTGAACCCGTAATTGTACGATCAATTGTTGCTTAAATATTTTCAATTTTGAATTTATTAGAGGTTAATAATGCCAGCTAAAAAACCAACTGAAAAAAGCACTAAAGCCGAAATTCTCCAAGCTTATGAAGAGTTAGCTAAAGAACAAGCCGCACTAAAATCAGCACTTGAACAAGCGCAAAAAGAAACTCCATCTGTATCGAAAGAAAAGCCCAAAGCAGAACCTAAACCAGAACCTACGATAGCTATGAGTCAGCCTACAATTCAGTCTCCAAGTATTCAGCAAAAAATGAATAATACCATTGAAAGCTTGGCTAAAATTCAGCTAGGCTTTGGTAGTGCAGCTAATGAATTATCAGAACAGCTAAGTACAAAAGCCTCTAAGTTGGCAGAAATTGGGGAATGTGTAACCAATGAAATTCAACAATTAGCCCAACTGCATAACTTAGAAATCTCTGAAGATATTTTAGATACTCTAATTCAATCTTATGATGATAATGCTAAAGCTTATCAGCAAGAGTATAACGAACGCCATGAAGTCTTATCGCAAGAAATATTAGAACTGAGGAATGCTTGGGCAAAAGAACAGGAAGAACATCAACGCACAATTAAAGAACGCAATGATAATCTTAACAGAACTAGACAAAGAGATGCAACAGAGTATAAATATGATTTAGAACTTCAGCGTAAATTAGCCAGTGATGAATATGCACAACAGGAGAAGTTATTATATAAAGAATTGGAAGAACTGCAACAAGAAACTGAAAAACAGTGGACTGAAAGAGAAAAAGCAATTTCTGAGCGAGAAAAACAATTTGAAGAATTGAAAACTAAGGTAGAAGCTTTCCCGAAAGAGAAAGAAGCAGCAATTAAAAAAGCCACTGAAGAAGGTAAAGGTATCGCTAGTTATCAGGCTAAGGTAAAAGCAGATTTAAATGCTAAAGAAGTGGAAGGACAAAAGCGTTTTTATGAACAAAGATTGCAATCTCTAGAATTGACAATTACTAATCAGGAAACACGACTGCAAAACCTCTCTAAACAATTAGAATCTGCACTCAAACAAGTTCAAGATTTGGCTGTTAAAGCAATTGAAGGAACTGCAAATGTGAATTCCTATCAAGCTATTAAAGAAATAGCTTTAGAACAGGCTAAAAGTCAGGTAAAAAATAAATAATAAGGAGCCTGGGGTGTATGGGAGCAGAGGTAAAATTTATTATTAGGACTTACACAAGATACGACTGAAAGCCTTATTCTCGCGTAGGGGTAATTCATGAATTACCCCTACTTATTTTTCTGACTCCTGACTCCGTTTATTCTGTCTTCGGTTTTCCTAGTCCCTTTGGGGGCTGAGGTCTTTTAGCTTTTGTGTATATCTGTTGTAGATTAAGCTTTAGCTTGGAACTTGCGTTTTGGTTAGACATCAGAATTTACCTTGAACTTCGATCATAATTCCATCTACAAAAGTAATATAAATTATTCCCGAAATCTGAAATGTTCAAGCGAAGCTAGAAAAATCTAGGTTGGGTGGAATATCTTGAATTCGTCCTGGGCCGATTGCACGCAATGCTTCTTTAAGCAGAATATCCCCAGTATACAAGGCTTTACCAACAATTACACCTGTTACGCCTTGAGGTTCTAAGCCTAATAAACTTAACAAATCGGTGACAGAACTAACACCACCAGAAGCGATGACAGGGATGGAAATTGCCGCAGCAAGTTCTCTTAATGCGTCTAAATTTGGACCTTCTAGTGTACCATCGCGGTTAATATCTGTGTAAATAATGGCTGCTGCACCTAATTCTTGCATTTGGGTAGCGAGTTGGGTAGCTAAAACTTCTGAGGTTTCTAACCAACCACGTGTAGCAACTAAACCATTACGGGCATCTATGCCGATGATAATCTGTTGGGGAAATTCTTGACAGAGTTCTTGGACTAGCTGGGGTTGTTCGACAGCGACGGTTCCCAGAATTGCCCAATTTACGCCGAGATTAAATAATTGTTGCACACTGGAGCGATCGCGCAATCCCCCACCGACTTCAATTGGTACTGAAACAGCATTACTAATAGCTTCAATAGCTGATAAGTTTATGATCTTACCTGCTTTAGCCCCGTCTAAATCAACCAAATGCAATCTCGTTGCGCCTTGGTCTACCCACATTTTCGCAACTTCAACGGGGTTTTCGCTGTATACTTGCGATTGTGCATAGTCTCCTTTATAAAGTCGCACACAGCGACCTTCTAGTAAATCAATTGCTGGTATTACTTCCATAATTGGTAATTGGTAATTGGTAATTGGTAATTGGTAATTGGTAATTGGTAATTGGTAATTGGGTTATTAACCTCCCCTGCTCCCCTGCTCTCTTACCTGTCACCTGTTCCCTGTTCCCTACTCCCTAAATTTTTCACTGCTTGGCGAAAACCCAAGACCAGTAAAATGTTGGAAAGGGTTAAAAAGACTTCTGCACCGCCATGTAACCAATCTATATTGGCTAAAGCTTCTCCATAAGCAACTTTGGCATAAATACCAGCGGGAATAGTAACGCCGACAAATACTAAAGTGCCGTAAAATCCATATAGGGCTAAACGTGGCATTTGCGGACTGCGGCTGATAAACCACAAGAAACCCAAATAGGGAAATAGAGAAAGGGCAAATAGGGTTTCTTTTGAGATCATTGCTCTGATTTGATAGTTTTTGCCTCAACAGTGGTTGCAGACTTGGTAGAACGCCAAATCCACACGGCCGCTGCCCAGAGGGTAAAATTACCCACTAATGTCATGGTAGCTTGTAGAGTGACTAACCATTCTAGAGATTCGGCGTTGTCGAAATAATGCCAGGTGCAAGCACACATTGCACTGATTAAAGCTGGTAACATAGCAAAGGATAATCCCCACCAACTGGGGTTTTTTGTCAGTTCACCGTATCTCCAGATTAACCAAATGGCGGCTATCCATTCAATGACGCTAGAAACATGAATTATCCAGGTGGGAATTGAAAGAGCGTGCATAATTAATTCAAAATTCAAAATTCAAAATCTAAAATGGTGAAGATGCGGGCGTTATTGTCTGGGTATTACGGTAAGGGTAATGGTGGTGATGAAGCTTTGTTAGCCACACTTCTGCAAATGTTACCACCTGATGTCACTCCTGTGGTGCTTTCTGGAAATCCTGAAGAAACGAGTTGGCATTATGGTGTGGAAAGTTACAACCGCATGGCTGTTTTACAGGTAATTAAGGCTTTGCGTTCCTGTGATGCTTTCATTTGGGGTGGTGGAAGTTTAATCCAGGATGTGACCAGTACCATTAGCCCTTTTT
This sequence is a window from Anabaena sphaerica FACHB-251. Protein-coding genes within it:
- a CDS encoding iron uptake porin yields the protein MTKLFWNVLKVSPAIAATLLSANSVLANEVNEQATSVASLSQEANSLGQVTSVSQFSDVQPTDWAFQALQSLVERYGCIAGYPNGTYRGNRALTRYEFAAGLNACLDRVNELIATATADMVSKEDLATLQRLQEEFSAELATLRGRVDALEARTAELEANQFSTTTKLKGEAIFSVSSAVGGAAGSGGDIVENTTFSDRVRLSLESSFMGTDMLQTRLNAGNIFQNNVPGGTGTNMTRLGYDVGNAATANNSVSIDKLNYAFNFGEKIRVKIDATGAELNENVDVFNPDFRSSGSGALSRYGRFSPIYRQAGDGAGITVNLNPQGPLTLSAAYFATGRNDAADPSNGEGLFDGSNTIFGQLAFRPNKAFNVGLAYARTYQTANDVNLFGSTGSSIANGILPAPIPNVPVVSDNYGLQASFQPSSKLTLGGWVGYSKVNNQVGPQDASIFYWATTLAVKDFGKEGNTLGLIFGQPPKVTDVSNLPAGISNPDDNGTSYHIEGLYKMKLSDNILVTPGVLVILNPNHNDNNNAIYVGTLRTTFSF
- a CDS encoding Crp/Fnr family transcriptional regulator; translation: MTFSTTETLISPTNKLLSQHLFTRRSIIPNRNDVLWRIKRGIVRTLTWNEDGTSITLGYWGLGDIVGYPLSKVTPYQIECLTSVEATIIPPHLWHEDIKALLYHIQQAEELLSILHRKPTSLKLWQFLVWLGEKFGRDLEHGRLIDLNITHQDISEVLNTTRVTVTRLLQKFEEEGKILRHKRSIVLNLPTKFTRIEYKN
- the phoU gene encoding phosphate signaling complex protein PhoU, which produces MKAVVNITNSGQPQPIRAIRRLERDVLRMGALVEQSFRLSHQALFARDLTAAEELPRLDKKIDRFYRQIESDCTSIITLQASTAQDLRCLSAFMQLVRDLERIGDYAKDLAEIAIKIFPYPPHPSLPDIALMSHNAQAMLATSLVALADLDEVSGRRIKLLDDAVDNAYDNLYQILAHQRDVPGVVEPILLLTLAIRCLERMADHATNIGQRVAYIVTGQR
- a CDS encoding sensor histidine kinase; the encoded protein is MFLLGFLLGLAVGLGFWLWQQVQLNGYLERVLQPLSSHSYKIALPLLPRLRQEMSMVKQQQQDLHLSLQTYKELLDSAPLGYLQVDEENQLLWCNQQAREMLHLQRWQPEQVRLLLELVRSYELDQLIEQTRDWQKPLVREWIFHPSRDNAKAMLELKPLALEATSLPLPAGQVGVFLENRQPLLDMNQERDRSFSDLAHELRTPLTSIRLVAETLQNRLDPPLDRWVKRLMQEVDRLINLVQSWLELTQMETNSTMQLHPEAVEVRSLIASVWETLEPLAQHQHLNISYSGPESICIQADKSRIYQVFVNLLDNCIKYSLPHTSIHIEVNLISVSGFVTGDSYGSPSARHTLREGDRQSQLLEINIIDSGLGFAPIDLPHVFERFYRGDKARHHEPRSDSSQTTAITGSGLGLSIVRQIIIAHKGAIKAMNHPETGGAWIQIHLPEVIANPLSEDYS
- a CDS encoding winged helix-turn-helix domain-containing protein; the protein is MYTTELTKYSAKADMGQTSRILIVEDEELIREMLSVALEEEGYEVITATEGRAAVEYLKNCESNSGASSFDLVVLDLMLPQINGLDICRLLRHQGNSVPILMLSAKGSETDRVLGLEVGADDYLTKPFSMREMVARCRALLRRQRLSHLPLLPVLKYKEISLNPQECRVLVRGKEVNLSPKEFRLLELFMSYARRVWSREQLLDQVWGPDFVGDSKTVDVHIRWLREKLEQDPSHPEYIVTVRGFGYRFG
- the hisA gene encoding 1-(5-phosphoribosyl)-5-[(5-phosphoribosylamino)methylideneamino]imidazole-4-carboxamide isomerase, producing MEVIPAIDLLEGRCVRLYKGDYAQSQVYSENPVEVAKMWVDQGATRLHLVDLDGAKAGKIINLSAIEAISNAVSVPIEVGGGLRDRSSVQQLFNLGVNWAILGTVAVEQPQLVQELCQEFPQQIIIGIDARNGLVATRGWLETSEVLATQLATQMQELGAAAIIYTDINRDGTLEGPNLDALRELAAAISIPVIASGGVSSVTDLLSLLGLEPQGVTGVIVGKALYTGDILLKEALRAIGPGRIQDIPPNLDFSSFA
- a CDS encoding DUF3593 domain-containing protein; translation: MISKETLFALSLFPYLGFLWFISRSPQMPRLALYGFYGTLVFVGVTIPAGIYAKVAYGEALANIDWLHGGAEVFLTLSNILLVLGFRQAVKNLGSREQGTGDR
- a CDS encoding DUF2499 domain-containing protein; the encoded protein is MHALSIPTWIIHVSSVIEWIAAIWLIWRYGELTKNPSWWGLSFAMLPALISAMCACTWHYFDNAESLEWLVTLQATMTLVGNFTLWAAAVWIWRSTKSATTVEAKTIKSEQ